A window of Macaca mulatta isolate MMU2019108-1 chromosome 7, T2T-MMU8v2.0, whole genome shotgun sequence genomic DNA:
tttatccccattttacagaagaggaaggTAAGTGACTTACCTAAGGATATACCTAAAATGGTAGTGGAGCTGGGGTGTGAACCCAAGTTTGTCCTGAATACTTTTCCCTACACGACATAGCTTCTCAGTGAGGGAACAACAGACCAAGTTGGAGGCCATGAGGGACAAATAATTAGGGTCTGCAGAGAGAGCTAGACAGACTGCCACCTTGGCCCCTAGTTCCATCCAGCAGCAGAGACAACAAAGGGCACTGTGATGGGGAGAGGCAGCAGAGACCTGGCTGTCCTGGTTGGAGTGCCTTTGCTACACACAGGGACCAATACAGCAGTGCTGCCAGGACTCAGAGACCCCTTCTGTCCCTCCCTCGAAGACTCCAACTCCCTTCTCTCTGCCCTCATGGTGACTCTGCCCCTGGTGACCCTGCAGGATGGAGCGGGATGCACAGTTCACACAGAGGAAGGCAGAGCGGGCCACACTGCGGAGCCACTTCCGAGACAAATACCGGCTACCCAAGGTAAGCTGGCCCCGGCTGCAAGGCACATCTGGGACCCTGAGCTCTGGGTTCTCAACTCCTTCGTCCCATTCTGGGCACCACAGCCCGCAGTTATAAGACTCACAGGGTGCTTGGTTAGATCCTTCcttctcattcatttgttcatttattcattcactcactcatagTTAATCTGTGCCCACGAAGGGCCAGGGCTTTGTGCTGAGGGGACCCCAGTTCTCATGAAACTGACAGGTCTGCATTTCTGGAGCCAATCTAGGCCTCTTCTCTCCTCCACCCCCCAGTACCCCCACCAAGCCTAGGCCAGGCCTGGGCAGAGGAAGACACAGGGGAGGCAGAAAGCAGATTTGACTGCAGAAGTGAGTGCTCTGGGGGTTTCTGAACCTACTGGAGGGCAGAACTTACTTAAGGTGGGGGAGAGAAGCCCTGTGTGTGCCAAGTACTTGACCTTCATGTCCTCATCTAACCCCCAATAATGCTGCCAGGCAGCTATTACCCACAGCCAcaaatgatgaaactgaggctcagagagatggaGGGACTTGGCTAAGATCATACAGCCAGTGAGCCATGGAGCTGGGACCAGCCCTCAAGCCGGTGAATATGAGCCTGCCTTTGCTCCAGGGCCCCAGGCTGCTTTCCAGGGTATGGAGTCTGCCTGTAGAGAGCCAAGTATCCCCTTGGCTGGCCAAGCAGCCAGAGAGTATGTCTCAGGAGATCCCTGCCCCCATGCTCCCCTGAGCAGTGCAGCACCAGATGGGCATGTAAGTGTGCTGCTCCTGTTGTCTAAGGAGGGGACTGAAGCACAAATCTCTCCCAGAATATAGCCCTAGTGCACCCAGAACTGTGCTGGACTCGGGAAAATAGCACAGGGCTATAGTGCTCCTGATTTTGATCTTCCACTTGAATTGAATGACCAAATATATGAACATcacattcacttattcaacaaatatttactaagtccCCAGCTGCTTCTGACTGCCCACAGGCCACCAATTTTTTGGAAATCTCTCACGGGGAAAAACCGGTCCAGAAAGCCTGCCTCACTGCAAACTCTCCTGGAAATAAAGTCATTCCTCAGATACTTGTGCTAGGCATATAAGAGACACCTGCCATCAGGGAAGTCAGAGTTCAGCAGAAGAACCAAGACTTGGATGCAACTGAGTAGGACATGAGGCGCCCCCCAGAAGAACAGTGAAGGGCAATGGCCATCGTAGGTGCCATGCCAAAAAACACAGATGTTGGAATCAGTGACATAGGTTTGAATCTAGCTCCCCAACATCCTACCTGTGTAACCTTGGACAATTTAAGTTACTTAAGTTAGTTAAGTAACTTGAATTTAAAGTAAGTTACCTAAATCCtgtaagcctcaatttccttatttgtgaAGTGGGAGTAACAATACCTACCTACCTGACAGGGTCATTGTGAGAAGTAAAGGCACCCAGCTCAACATCTGCCATGTAATAGATGTAATAGATGTTTGATAAATGGTACCCATCACTATTTTTGGTTACACCCTTAAGCATAACAAGAGTCAAAACATGACTTAGCTGACTGTAACAGTGTGACTCataagtattttcattttgtctttacTCGCTGTGCTGGTCCTTCAGTATCTCAGAGTGAAATAAGGTAATATGAAAGGTCTCCATGTCCAAGCATCCAATGCTTGATCCTGGGATGTGGGGGCTCAAGAATCtagggggccgggcacggtggctcactcctgtattcccagcactttgggaggccaaggtgggcatatcacttgaggccaggagtttgagaccagtgtgggcaacatagggagacctcatctctaccaaaaaaaaaagagagagaatctagGGGCCTGGAACCCAGACCAAGCCTCCTCCCTGTCCTCTCAACTCTGGGTTCTCACAGACTtccactccaccccaccctctCTTCCCTTCAGAACGAGACAGATGAGAGCCAGATCCAGATGGCAGGTGGAGACGTGGAGCTGCCCCGGGAGTTGGCCAAGATGATCGAGGaggacacagaggaggaggaggagaaggcctCAGTCCTTGGGCAGCTGGCCAGCCTTCCTGGCTTGGACCTGGGCTCACTCAAGGACAAGGCCCAGGCCACACTGGGGGACCTCAAGCAATCAGCTGAGAAGTGTCACGTAATGTGACCACTTCCCCGGGGTTACCCACTGGGCTGGGCCCCCATGAGGGCTGAGTGTGTGTCAACTTCCAGAGACCCATACTCCATTTGGGGCTTTGTTTTCCTTGCCCCATCCTAGTTCCAAGACCTTTCCCATCCATGCCCCAACCctatcttctgtttttttcctctctgctggGAGCAAAGCCCCCATCTTCACCTTACCCTTCAGGACCCTCCCCGCCAGCTCAGCCTGTGGAGGCCTCCCAAGATTGCAGGAATATGCCCATCCCTCTCTGGCCGTGACCCCAAGTTCCTGCACACAGGAGCACccacagaaagacacacacagcacacaaaACCCCTAGCACGTTCAGAGACAGAAGCCACAGATGCATCCCGGCACACatagacatgcacacacaggccaGCTCCCTTGCGTGTCCAGCCCCTCTAGACACCAACACTGAGATACTCTCAGAGAGTGCTTGGGCAGATACCCTGGGCAGACAGGAGGCCTGAGTTCTAGTCTCCACCTTTATTGTTCTTGAAAGCCCCTGCTCTCTCTGAGCCTTGTTtcatcacctgtaaaatgggaatggctgaatgatttctttttttttttttttttttttttgagacggagtctcacgctgttgcccaggctggagtgcagtggcgcgatctcggctcactgcaagctccgcctcccgggttcccgccattctcctgcctcagcctcctgagtagctgggactacaggcgcccgccaccgcgcccggctaattttttgtattttagtagagacggggtttcactgtggtc
This region includes:
- the CPLX3 gene encoding complexin-3; the encoded protein is MAFMVKTMVGGQLKNLTGSLGGGEDKGDGDKSAAEAQGMSREEYEEYQKQLVEEKMERDAQFTQRKAERATLRSHFRDKYRLPKNETDESQIQMAGGDVELPRELAKMIEEDTEEEEEKASVLGQLASLPGLDLGSLKDKAQATLGDLKQSAEKCHVM